A region from the Hypomesus transpacificus isolate Combined female unplaced genomic scaffold, fHypTra1 scaffold_62, whole genome shotgun sequence genome encodes:
- the dclre1c gene encoding protein artemis isoform X1: MSSFPGRMKEYPTISLDRFDKENLHARAYFLSHCHKDHMKGLKGPLLKRKLKFSRTAKLYCSFVTRELLLNNPKYDFWDDRIIALELDSPTQVALMDEASGEREDIVVTLLPAGHCPGSVMFLIEGAQGTVLYTGDFRLAEGDVSRIELLHSGNRVKDIQSVYLDSTFYDPRFYKIPSREACLNGIRELVSDWIGRSAYHRVWLNCKAAYGYEYLFTNLGEEFNTQIHVKSLAMFKKMPEILSYVTTERATQIHACRHPTDEDFIRGNRLPCGSVAPDGTPLRIISIKPSTMWFGERSRKTNVIVRTGDRSYRACFSFHSSYSEINDFLAYLNPVNIYPSVVPIGRTHAEVTEMLKPMCRDQTIVAELTYRPLGTLKRTRAVQPSQDVDDNDWLFDGTDLVPVRKKSVATTRADKPQSPPSTAPPGVVEEHLPLPITVPHATTRNYIDCTESNDEDEDEEDDKETQKEEDKEGTQIKEEEENDETKKEADKEGTQIKEEKEETKEERETILEEAGEENIKERGYDSSPSLPRWDEFFTAEPLTDSQNSLTSQSHSCCPVSPSHSGLTGSQTPELFNEDDDGDESSQSTNPFSQTSIGEHQSQADTILLENRRCRGDTHTDSVSRRQESDSDNLQSEPGDLTESQASSDFDIPCTPESQTPCPEQLKDLYKKLAAGEEVVIRKGSQGFL; this comes from the exons ATGAGTTCTTTCCCGGGTCGCATGAAGGAATATCCCACCATATCGCTGGATCGTTTTGATAAGGAGAATTTACATGCCCGGGCTTATTTTCTATCTCACTGCCATAAAG ATCACATGAAGGGGCTGAAGGGGCCCCTATTGAAAAGAAAGTTGAAATTTAG TCGGACGGCCAAACTGTACTGTTCCTTTGTGACCAGGGAGCTTTTGTTGAACAATCCCAAGTATGACTTTTGGGATGATCGCATT ATTGCATTAGAACTGGATAGTCCAACTCAAGTGGCCCTAATGGATGAAGCTTCTGGAGAG AGAGAAGACATTGTGGTGACTCTCCTCCCTGCTGGTCACTGTCCAGGTTCGGTCAT GTTTCTTATCGAGGGCGCTCAAGGCACTGTGCTGTATACGGGAGACTTCAGACTGGCGGAGGGAGATGTCTCTCGCATAGAACTCCTCCACTCAGGAAACAg AGTCAAAGACATTCAAAGTGTCTATCTAGATTCCACATTCTATGATCCACGCTTCTACAAGATCCCCAGCAGG GAGGCTTGTCTGAACGGTATCCGGGAGCTGGTGAGCGACTGGATTGGCCGGAGTGCCTACCACAGGGTGTGGCTGAACTGTAAAGCGGCGTACGGATACGAGTATCTGTTCACCAACCTGGGAGAAGAGTTCAACACTCAG ATTCATGTGAAGAGTCTTGCTATGTTCAAGAAGATGCCTGAGATCCTTAGCTATGTAACGACCGAGCGAGCCACACAGATACATGCCTGCAGACATCCGACG gatgagGATTTCATACGTGGTAATCGACTGCCATGCGGCTCTGTTGCCCCTGACGGCACCCCGCTGCGTATCATCAGCATCAAACCTTCAACCATGTGGTTTGGGGAACGGAGCCGGAAAACCAACGTCATAGTCAG GACAGGGGACAGATCTTACAGGGCGTGCTTTTCTTTCCATTCATCCTACTCTGAG ATCAATGACTTCCTGGCGTATCTGAACCCGGTCAACATATACCCCAGCGTCGTCCCCATTGGTCGAACCCATGCTGAGGTCACGGAGAT GTTGAAGCCCATGTGCAGAGACCAAACCATCGTTGCGGAGCTCACCTACAGACCTCTGGGGACCCTGAAACGCACCAGGGCTGTCCAACCGTCCCAAG ATGTGGACGATAACGATTGGCTGTTTGATGGGACCGACCTCGTGCCAGTCAGGAAGAAAAGCGTGGCAACAACGCGGGCAGACAAACCCCAGAGCCCCCCCAgcacagcgccccctggtgtCGTGGAGGAACACCTGCCCCTCCCCATCACAGTGCCTCACGCCACAACCAGAAACTACATAGACTGTACCGAGTCCAACGATGAAgacgaggatgaggaggatgacaaGGAGACTCAGAAGGAGGAAGACAAAGAAGGAACGCAGattaaggaagaggaggagaacgacGAGACCAAGAAGGAGGCTGACAAAGAAGGAACACAGAttaaggaagagaaggaggagaccaaggaggaaagagaaacaatattggaggaggctggagaagaAAACATAAAGGAGCGGGGATATGAttctagcccctccctcccacgcTGGGATGAGTTCTTCACTGCAGAGCCACTGACTGACAGTCAGAACAGCCTTACCAGCCAATCCCATTCCTGCTGCCCTGTAAGCCCCTCCCACTCAGGCCTCACAGGCTCACAGACCCCAGAGTTGTTTAATGAAGACGATGACGGCGATGAATCTTCCCAGTCTACAAACCCATTCAGTCAGACCTCAATAGGTGAACATCAAAGCCAAGCTGACACCATACTCCTTGAAAACAGGAGGTgtaggggagacacacacacagatagtgtGTCGAGAAGACAGGAGAGTGACAGCGATAACCTCCAATCAGAGCCCGGAGATCTGACAGAGTCTCAGGCGTCGTCAGACTTTGACATTCCCTGCACGCCCGAGTCACAGACGCCATGCCCTGAACAACTAAAGGACCTGTACAAAAAATTGGCTGCGGGGGAGGAAGTGGTCATCAGAAAAGGAAGTCAGGGCTTTCTATGA
- the cdnf gene encoding cerebral dopamine neurotrophic factor, with protein sequence MFLSSFIVLHCLGAVSVSAAGDCEVCVGFLQRIYKTLTSAHGELSPALVEEELLRTCAVAQGKEGRLCYYLGATSDAATRVTGSVSRPLSSHVPVEKICQRLSNTDTQICQLRYEQQLWDLSSAGLSRVRVAELRRVLASWGEECRGCLEKHEYIRLIQERAPFHIHTTEL encoded by the exons ATGTTTCTCTCCTCGTTCATCGTTCTGCATTGTTTAGGGGCTGTTTCTGTTTCCGCTGCCGGTGACTGTGAAG TGTGTGTTGGCTTTCTGCAGCGTATCTACAAAACCTTGACCTCTGCTCATGGAGAGCTGAGTCCAGCCTTGGTAGAGGAGGAGTTATTGAGGACCTGTGCTGTTGcccaggggaaggaggggagactg TGTTACTACCTGGGAGCCACTAGTGATGCAGCGACACGTGTCACCGGCTCTGTTTCCCGCCCTCTTTCCTCTCATGTACCTGTAGAGAAGATCTGCCAACGGCTTAgcaacacagatacacagatctGCCAGCTGAGATATg AGCAACAGCTGTGGGACTTAAGCAGCGCTGGTTTGTCAAGGGTGCGTGTTGCTGAGCTGAGGAGAGTTTTGGCGTCCTGGGGAGAGGAGTGTCGTGGCTGTCTGGAAAAACACGAATACATCCGTCTCATCCAGGAGAGAGCTCCgttccacatacacaccacagaaCTGTGA
- the bik gene encoding bcl-2-interacting killer isoform X1: MVAQTRQSSVISLQAGPSEVDNSSLFDANLRMNVREIRAIGQQLAEIGDRLNREWAERSNPAQWPPALLMARPAQALTRDIYRGIRGPFWGIRSWSAVMKACGVGAWASQDTLSAEAWAAWVSSIQHVNCTGWSTRVLVAVALVATATICTAFWEKWKG; encoded by the exons ATGGTGGCGCAAACAAGACAGAGCAGTGTCATTTCCCTCCAGGCAGGACCTAGCGAGGTGGACAACAGCTCCCTGTTTGACGCAAATCTTAG GATGAACGTCAGAGAGATCCGGGCAATCGGTCAGCAGCTGGCAGAGATAGGAGACCGGCTAAACCGGGAATGGGCAGAGAGATCCAACCCAGCCCAGTGGCCCCCAGCTCTCCTCATGGCAAGACCTGCCCAAGCCCTGACCAGGGACAtctacag GGGAATTAGAGGACCATTCTGGGGCATAAGGAGTTGGTCTGCTGTGATGAAAGCTTGCGGCGTAGGCGCTTGGGCCAGTCAGGACACCCTGAGTGCTGAGGCGTGGGCAGCCTGG GTATCCAGTATTCAACATGTTAACTGCACTGGCTGGTCCACAAGGGTTCTGGTGGCTGTAGCCCTGGTGGCCACGGCAACCATTTGCACTGCATTCTGGGAAAAGTGGAAAGGCTAA
- the meig1 gene encoding meiosis expressed gene 1 protein homolog isoform X1 produces the protein MFLGCQATSDRALQQQQLLAWRSRVRYSYGNSTPKSISRAKQWTDEVENLYRFQQAGYRDELEYKQVKQVDLIDRWPETGFVKKLQRRDNTFYYYNRKRECEDREVHKVKVYAY, from the exons ATGTTCCTGGGTTGCCAGGCAACAAGCGACCGAgctcttcaacaacaacaattgtTAGCTTGGAGAAGCCGTGTCCGATACAGCT ATGGCAATTCTACACCAAAGTCCATTAGCAGGGCCAAACAATGGACAGACGAGGTGGAAAACTTGTACAGATTTCAGCAAGCTGGATACAGAGATGAACTGGAATACAAACAAGTAAAGCAAGTTGATCTG ATTGACAGGTGGCCTGAGACTGGCTTTGTGAAAAAGTTACAGCGCCGGGACAACACGTTTTATTATTACAACAGAAAAAGGGAATGTGAAGACAGAGAAGTCCATAAAGTGAAGGTCTATGCATATTAG
- the hspa14 gene encoding heat shock 70 kDa protein 14, which translates to MAAIGVHFGYTCACVAIFRDGRAEVVANDAGDRVTPAVVAYRDTEQIVGIAAKQGRIRNATNTVVKVKQVLGRNFGDPETQAHKAESKCPLVNRGEKPFYEITGDQTKHVSPEDVAKLIFHKMKETAQSALGSDVNEAVITVPFEFAQAQKSALREAAEAAGFRVLRLIHEPAAALLAYDIGQECPSGKSHVLVYKLGGTSLSVTALQVNGGMFRVLDTLTDHSIGGESFTQALAQHLAAEFKRSFKQDVSGNARAMMKLMNGADLAKHSLSTLGSANCFVDSLHDGMDFDCNVSRARFELLCSSLFNKGIQPIKTLLDQVGLSTSDINKVVLCGGSARIPRLQQMIRDVFPEVEQLNSAPPDEVIAVGAAIEAGLLVGRDSPSPEEESVTVDACAGDILVKEVDESGAEVFNVLLPSGTPLPARRNHTLTGQGQLSSLCLELYQRTADQPERLAKIVLRDLEPKEDSHEIATVVTMKRDGSLHVSCVEPSSGKTEAVSIAAAAAS; encoded by the exons ATGGCAGCGATAGGGGTACACTTTGGATACACATGTGCCTGCGTTGCTATTTTTAGG GATGGACGGGCGGAAGTTGTTGCCAATGATGCCGGTGATCGAGTCACTCCAGCAGTGGTGGCTTACAGGGACACTGAGCAG ATTGTAGGCATTGCTGCCAAGCAGGGACGCATCCGTAATGCTACCAACACCGTTGTCAAAGTCAAACAGGTGCTCGGGAGAAA CTTTGGGGACCCAGAGACACAGGCCCACAAAGCCGAGAGTAAATGTCCT TTGGTAAATCGTGGAGAAAAGCCCTTTTATGAGATCACAGGGGACCAGACCAAACATGTGTCTCCTGAAGACGTGGCCAAACTCATTTTCCACAAGATGAAAG AGACTGCTCAGTCAGCCCTGGGCTCGGACGTCAATGAGGCCGTCATCACCGTTCCCTTTGAGTTTGCACAAGCTCAGAAAAGTGCTTTGAG agAGGCAGCTGAGGCAGCAGGGTTCCGTGTGTTGAGGCTGATCCACGAGCCAGCTGCTGCCCTACTAGCCTATGACATTGGACAAGAATGCCCCTCCGGAAAAAG CCACGTCTTGGTGTATAAACTGGGAGGGACCTCACTGAGCGTGACGGCGCTGCAGGTGAATGGCGGAATGTTCCGGGTTCTCGACACGCTCACCGACCACAGCATCGGGGGGGAGAGCTTCACACAAGCCCTGGCCCAGCACTTGGCCGCCGAGTTCAAACG GTCATTCAAACAGGACGTGAGCGGCAATGCGCGCGCGATGATGAAGCTGATGAATGGTGCCGACTTGGCCAAACACTCCCTGTCCACGCTGGGCTCGGCCAACTGCTTCGTCGACTCGCTTCACGACGGCATGGACTTCGACTGCAACGTCTCCAG GGCTCGTTTTGagcttctctgctcctctctcttcaacAAGGGCATTCAGCCAATTAAAACCCTGCTGGACCAAGTTGGACTGTCAACAAGCGACATCAATAAG GTTGTTCTCTGTGGAGGCTCAGCCAGAATCCCCCGCCTGCAGCAAATGATCCGGGACGTGTTTCCCGAAGTGGAGCAGCTCAACTCCGCCCCTCCCGATGAGGTCATTGCTGTGGGCGCGGCCATAGAGGCAGGCCTATTGGTTGGCAGAGATAGCCCCTCCCCCGAAGAAGAGTCTGTCACAGTGGATGCATGCGCCGGGGACATACTAGTCAAG GAAGTGGATGAATCAGGAGCGGAAGTGTTCAACGTGCTGCTCCCCTCTGGCACGCCCCTCCCTGCGCGACGCAATCACACCCTGACTGGGCAAGGACAGCTGTCATCCCTCTGCTTAGAGCTGTATCAGAGAACTGCTGACCAGCCTGAGAGACTagcaaag ATCGTTCTGAGAGACCTGGAGCCCAAGGAGGATAGTCACGAAATTGCCACCGTGGTAACCATGAAAAG gGACGGTTCTCTTCACGTCTCCTGTGTGGAGCCCAGCAGTGGAAAGACGGAAGCCGTCAGCATAGCAGCAGCAGCCGCATCCTGA
- the dclre1c gene encoding protein artemis isoform X2 — MDEASGEREDIVVTLLPAGHCPGSVMFLIEGAQGTVLYTGDFRLAEGDVSRIELLHSGNRVKDIQSVYLDSTFYDPRFYKIPSREACLNGIRELVSDWIGRSAYHRVWLNCKAAYGYEYLFTNLGEEFNTQIHVKSLAMFKKMPEILSYVTTERATQIHACRHPTDEDFIRGNRLPCGSVAPDGTPLRIISIKPSTMWFGERSRKTNVIVRTGDRSYRACFSFHSSYSEINDFLAYLNPVNIYPSVVPIGRTHAEVTEMLKPMCRDQTIVAELTYRPLGTLKRTRAVQPSQDVDDNDWLFDGTDLVPVRKKSVATTRADKPQSPPSTAPPGVVEEHLPLPITVPHATTRNYIDCTESNDEDEDEEDDKETQKEEDKEGTQIKEEEENDETKKEADKEGTQIKEEKEETKEERETILEEAGEENIKERGYDSSPSLPRWDEFFTAEPLTDSQNSLTSQSHSCCPVSPSHSGLTGSQTPELFNEDDDGDESSQSTNPFSQTSIGEHQSQADTILLENRRCRGDTHTDSVSRRQESDSDNLQSEPGDLTESQASSDFDIPCTPESQTPCPEQLKDLYKKLAAGEEVVIRKGSQGFL, encoded by the exons ATGGATGAAGCTTCTGGAGAG AGAGAAGACATTGTGGTGACTCTCCTCCCTGCTGGTCACTGTCCAGGTTCGGTCAT GTTTCTTATCGAGGGCGCTCAAGGCACTGTGCTGTATACGGGAGACTTCAGACTGGCGGAGGGAGATGTCTCTCGCATAGAACTCCTCCACTCAGGAAACAg AGTCAAAGACATTCAAAGTGTCTATCTAGATTCCACATTCTATGATCCACGCTTCTACAAGATCCCCAGCAGG GAGGCTTGTCTGAACGGTATCCGGGAGCTGGTGAGCGACTGGATTGGCCGGAGTGCCTACCACAGGGTGTGGCTGAACTGTAAAGCGGCGTACGGATACGAGTATCTGTTCACCAACCTGGGAGAAGAGTTCAACACTCAG ATTCATGTGAAGAGTCTTGCTATGTTCAAGAAGATGCCTGAGATCCTTAGCTATGTAACGACCGAGCGAGCCACACAGATACATGCCTGCAGACATCCGACG gatgagGATTTCATACGTGGTAATCGACTGCCATGCGGCTCTGTTGCCCCTGACGGCACCCCGCTGCGTATCATCAGCATCAAACCTTCAACCATGTGGTTTGGGGAACGGAGCCGGAAAACCAACGTCATAGTCAG GACAGGGGACAGATCTTACAGGGCGTGCTTTTCTTTCCATTCATCCTACTCTGAG ATCAATGACTTCCTGGCGTATCTGAACCCGGTCAACATATACCCCAGCGTCGTCCCCATTGGTCGAACCCATGCTGAGGTCACGGAGAT GTTGAAGCCCATGTGCAGAGACCAAACCATCGTTGCGGAGCTCACCTACAGACCTCTGGGGACCCTGAAACGCACCAGGGCTGTCCAACCGTCCCAAG ATGTGGACGATAACGATTGGCTGTTTGATGGGACCGACCTCGTGCCAGTCAGGAAGAAAAGCGTGGCAACAACGCGGGCAGACAAACCCCAGAGCCCCCCCAgcacagcgccccctggtgtCGTGGAGGAACACCTGCCCCTCCCCATCACAGTGCCTCACGCCACAACCAGAAACTACATAGACTGTACCGAGTCCAACGATGAAgacgaggatgaggaggatgacaaGGAGACTCAGAAGGAGGAAGACAAAGAAGGAACGCAGattaaggaagaggaggagaacgacGAGACCAAGAAGGAGGCTGACAAAGAAGGAACACAGAttaaggaagagaaggaggagaccaaggaggaaagagaaacaatattggaggaggctggagaagaAAACATAAAGGAGCGGGGATATGAttctagcccctccctcccacgcTGGGATGAGTTCTTCACTGCAGAGCCACTGACTGACAGTCAGAACAGCCTTACCAGCCAATCCCATTCCTGCTGCCCTGTAAGCCCCTCCCACTCAGGCCTCACAGGCTCACAGACCCCAGAGTTGTTTAATGAAGACGATGACGGCGATGAATCTTCCCAGTCTACAAACCCATTCAGTCAGACCTCAATAGGTGAACATCAAAGCCAAGCTGACACCATACTCCTTGAAAACAGGAGGTgtaggggagacacacacacagatagtgtGTCGAGAAGACAGGAGAGTGACAGCGATAACCTCCAATCAGAGCCCGGAGATCTGACAGAGTCTCAGGCGTCGTCAGACTTTGACATTCCCTGCACGCCCGAGTCACAGACGCCATGCCCTGAACAACTAAAGGACCTGTACAAAAAATTGGCTGCGGGGGAGGAAGTGGTCATCAGAAAAGGAAGTCAGGGCTTTCTATGA
- the bik gene encoding bcl-2-interacting killer isoform X2 — MNVREIRAIGQQLAEIGDRLNREWAERSNPAQWPPALLMARPAQALTRDIYRGIRGPFWGIRSWSAVMKACGVGAWASQDTLSAEAWAAWVSSIQHVNCTGWSTRVLVAVALVATATICTAFWEKWKG; from the exons ATGAACGTCAGAGAGATCCGGGCAATCGGTCAGCAGCTGGCAGAGATAGGAGACCGGCTAAACCGGGAATGGGCAGAGAGATCCAACCCAGCCCAGTGGCCCCCAGCTCTCCTCATGGCAAGACCTGCCCAAGCCCTGACCAGGGACAtctacag GGGAATTAGAGGACCATTCTGGGGCATAAGGAGTTGGTCTGCTGTGATGAAAGCTTGCGGCGTAGGCGCTTGGGCCAGTCAGGACACCCTGAGTGCTGAGGCGTGGGCAGCCTGG GTATCCAGTATTCAACATGTTAACTGCACTGGCTGGTCCACAAGGGTTCTGGTGGCTGTAGCCCTGGTGGCCACGGCAACCATTTGCACTGCATTCTGGGAAAAGTGGAAAGGCTAA
- the tmem243b gene encoding transmembrane protein 243b produces the protein MDDFTTRTYGTSGLDNRPLFGETSARDRIINLVVGVLTSLVVLVTVISSFMFPSLPPRGLNVFFAMCILLACGSAMVLIFWYRQGDLEPKFRNLIYYMLASIVLLCLCANLYFHDVGMT, from the exons ATGGATGACTTCACCACACGCACATATGGCACCAGCGGCCTGGACAACAGGCCTCTGTTTGGTGAAACGTCAGCCCGG GATCGAATCATCAACCTAGTGGTGGGAGTGCTGACGTCACTGGTCGTTTTA GTGACGGTGATCAGTTCGTTTATGTTCCCCTCGCTGCCGCCACGGGGCCTCAACGTTTTCTTCGCCATGTGTATCCTGCTGGCCTGCGGCTCCGCCATGGTGCTG ATATTCTGGTACCGTCAAGGGGACCTGGAGCCCAAGTTCCGGAACCTGATCTACTACATGCTGGCGTCCATTGTGCTGCTGTGTCTCTGTGCCAACCTCTACTTCCACGACGTAGGGATGACGTAA
- the meig1 gene encoding meiosis expressed gene 1 protein homolog isoform X2: MSFTAYLDGNSTPKSISRAKQWTDEVENLYRFQQAGYRDELEYKQVKQVDLIDRWPETGFVKKLQRRDNTFYYYNRKRECEDREVHKVKVYAY, translated from the exons ATGTCTTTTACCGCATATCTAGATGGCAATTCTACACCAAAGTCCATTAGCAGGGCCAAACAATGGACAGACGAGGTGGAAAACTTGTACAGATTTCAGCAAGCTGGATACAGAGATGAACTGGAATACAAACAAGTAAAGCAAGTTGATCTG ATTGACAGGTGGCCTGAGACTGGCTTTGTGAAAAAGTTACAGCGCCGGGACAACACGTTTTATTATTACAACAGAAAAAGGGAATGTGAAGACAGAGAAGTCCATAAAGTGAAGGTCTATGCATATTAG
- the mcat gene encoding malonyl-CoA-acyl carrier protein transacylase, mitochondrial has protein sequence MILISGGVLVTLVMSLGSRKVPRSFPRLCKRLIHVTQRDQNSGSQPPSESQKSSPVKEFSGIEKMRKKPNNCSVLLFPGQGSQFVGMGRGLLKYGTVKDMFAVAQKILGYDLLSMCLHGPAEELMKTVHCQPAIFVTSLAAVEKLNHENPHAIETCVAAAGFSVGEFAALVFSDAMDFAEALYAVKVRAEAMQKASELIPSGMLSVIGRPQAKYNYACLQAREHCLSLGIQHPVCSVANYLFPDGRVIAGHREALDFLQQNSRQLNFLRARPLPVSGAFHTQLMELATEPLRDVLQQVEVRRPEISVYSNVDGKRYMHEGHVRKQLVKQLVSPVKWEQTLHEVYERTQGQSFPHTYEVGPGKQLGATLQKCNMKAYKSYTHVDVITHED, from the exons ATGATCCTGATTTCTGGAGGTGTTTTGGTCACTCTCGTCATGAGTTTGGGCTCAAGAAAAGTGCCTCGATCTTTCCCAAGACTGTGTAAAAGACTGATACATGTCACACAGCGTGACCAAAATAGTGGGTCCCAACCACCGAGTGAGTCCCAAAAATCTTCTCCAGTCAAGGAGTTTTCAGGAATtgaaaaaatgagaaaaaaacctAACAACTGTTCGGTGCTACTCTTTCCTGGACAGGGAAGTCAGTTCGTGGGTATGGGTCGTGGGCTTTTGAAGTACGGTACCGTAAAGGACATGTTTGCAGTTGCACAGAAAATTTTGGGTTACGATTTGCTCTCCATGTGTCTTCACGGACCAGCGGAGGAACTGATGAAAACAGTACACTGTCAACCCGCAATTTTTGTCACGTCACTGGCAGCGGTGGAGAAACTAAACCACGAAAACCCCCAT GCTATCGAGACGTGCGTGGCAGCTGCAGGCTTCAGTGTGGGAGAGTTTGCGGCCTTGGTATTCTCTGATGCCATGGATTTTGCTGAAG cccTGTATGCGGTGAAAGTGAGAGCTGAGGCCATGCAGAAGGCCTCTGAACTGATCCCTAGCGGTATGCTATCAGTTATTGGTCGGCCACAGGCAAAGTACAACtatgcctgcctgcaggccagaGAACATTGCCTCAGTCTGGGCATCCAACATCCTGTCTGCAGCGTGGCCAACTACTTGTTCCCAGATGGCAGAGTCATCGCTGGGCATCGTGAG GCGCTTGATTTCCTGCAGCAAAACTCCCGGCAGCTTAACTTCCTGAGGGCGCGGCCCCTCCCTGTGAGCGGGGCCTTCCATACCCAGCTGATGGAGCTGGCCACCGAGCCCCTCAGAGATGTCCTACAACAGGTGGAG GTGCGGCGGCCGGAGATCAGCGTGTACTCCAACGTGGACGGCAAGCGCTACATGCACGAGGGCCACGTGCGCAAGCAGCTGGTCAAGCAGCTGGTGTCACCAGTGAAATGGGAGCAGACTCTCCACGAGGTGTACGAGAGGACTCAGGGTCAGAGTTTCCCCCACACCTACGAGGTGGGACCTGGGAAACAGCTGGGGGCCACGCTGCAGAAGTGCAACATGAAGGCCTACAAGAGCTACACGCACGTGGACGTCATTACTCACGAggactga
- the LOC124466068 gene encoding 4-galactosyl-N-acetylglucosaminide 3-alpha-L-fucosyltransferase 9-like, whose amino-acid sequence MTMLFCKETVLRPALVSSLVVVCFLGLFNMYNNPNIFSYFSNKMLEGKAFYVSPGMQNQEGNQTKVPNQTTPHYQKAEKQNIQVISRDDNPETDTILLIWMWPFGSSFDIHSCADFNIQGCHLTDDKSLYNKAHGVLFHHRDIHGDLGNMPREPRPWFQKWVWFNAESPANSNKWPKCDNIFNLTTNYRHDSSVPVPYGSLVEVTGVEKHFELPTKDKLVCWIVSNWHPSFRRVQVYTELSKHVKVEAFGQHFGKYVNNEDYTKTISGCKFYLSFENSIFNDYITEKLYNAMSLGAVPVVLGPSRQIYENFIPADSFLHVDDFPNQKELADRLLFLDTKEEEYMKYHSWRKRFKVKIGQFGLEHACRSCDYIRRNKRYNAINNLNQWYWG is encoded by the coding sequence ATGACCATGTTATTTTGCAAAGAAACAGTACTACGACCTGCTTTGGTTAGCAGTCTTGTGGTAGTGTGCTTCCTTGGTCTCTTCAACATGTACAACAACCCCAACATCTTCTCCTACTTTTCAAACAAGATGCTTGAAGGAAAAGCATTTTATGTCAGTCCAGGCATGCAAAATCAAGAGGGGAATCAAACTAAGGTCCCCAATCAAACCACACCACATTACCAGAAAGCAGAAAAGCAGAACATTCAAGTGATCTCCAGAGATGACAATCCAGAAACGGACACTATTCTCTTGATCTGGATGTGGCCATTTGGAAGTTCTTTTGACATTCACTCATGTGCTGATTTCAACATTCAAGGCTGTCACTTGACCGACGACAAGAGCCTTTATAATAAAGCACACGGTGTCCTCTTTCATCACCGGGACATCCATGGAGATCTAGGCAATATGCCACGAGAACCACGACCCTGGTTCCAAAAATGGGTGTGGTTTAATGCTGAATCACCAGCCAATTCTAACAAATGGCCAAAATGTGACAACATTTTTAATCTGACCACAAACTATCGACATGATTCCTCTGTGCCTGTTCCTTATGGTTCTTTAGTTGAGGTAACAGGTGTGGAAAAACACTTTGAGCTGCCAACGAAGGATAAATTGGTGTGCTGGATTGTGAGCAACTGGCACCCATCCTTCAGAAGAGTTCAGGTCTACACTGAGCTGAGTAAGCATGTCAAAGTAGAGGCCTTTGGACAACACTTTGGTAAATACGTGAACAACGAAGACTATACAAAAACCATTTCTGGATGCAAATTTTACCTGTCCTTTGAAAATTCAATCTTCAATGACTATATCACTGAGAAGTTGTACAATGCCATGAGTTTAGGAGCAGTCCCAGTAGTTCTGGGCCCATCCAGGCAAATATATGAAAACTTCATTCCAGCAGACTCTTTTCTTCACGTAGATGACTTCCCCAATCAAAAGGAACTGGCAGATCGGCTGCTTTTCCTCGACACTAAAGAGGAGGAGTACATGAAGTACCACAGCTGGAGGAAAAGATTTAAAGTTAAAATAGGGCAATTTGGACTAGAACATGCATGTCGATCATGTGATTACATTAGACGGAATAAACGATACAATGCTATTAACAATCTGAATCAATGGTACTGGGGCTGA